The genome window TGTTTACAAATGGAGTTAGAGATGCAGACAAAGGCTGGTTCTGCTTCTAATTGCTCGGTTGATATGAGAAGTATTGAATTAGATTTGATTTGGCCTATAATCATATTGCTTACTCTCACATTAGAAAATATTGATATGCTCAAGAAATAATTTCCAGACACTCAAGGATCCTAATGATGGAGGTTGAAGCGAAAAAGATTGTACAGCGTCCACACGGAGACGAGTGGGGATAAGGAGCTCCTCTAAGGAGCTGCAATTTGTTGGAGGGTCATTCAAGGCTTTCTGAGTGATCCAACAATCCAGCAGTCAAGTTGGCTTATTGGAAATTATTTGCATAAATATCCATTTCTAAAAGTCAAGAAAGATCAAAGGTCCTTGCTTTATGTGTAGAAATATCATTGTGGAGTTGAATGTCTAAATTACAGGTTGAcgtgattacattttgaatgattacccccatttaaaaaaaaatcaaacaaaactgATCTCtgtttggaaaaataaatgtggagCTGTGGAGATTCATGACCCGGTGGCGGTCCAGGAAATCACGGAGACCTAACAAAGCTTCAATTTCCCGGTGTCGCCGGTGTCATTTGATGACAGGACGGTGAAACAGGACATTAAACCAGAACGAGCCCCCGATGGGTCAGAACAAACAGTAGAGCTGAAGAAGAAGTCGAAGGCCTTCGTTTAGATGTGAATACAGGTGACGTGCAGGGATCTGAACCCGCACCTCGAGGCCTCCCTGATGCTGCAGGGTTCCTGGGAGGATGCAGGACAATGATTTCAGAGACTGCCTTTGCTGTTCTGCCCTTTGTCTTGCCTGCTACATTCCTTTGTGTGGATTTATGATGTTTTGGTACCCCTTTTGGCGCCGGACACAAGAAGCTGCGATTCTATTCAGGATGTTGCCTCTTGAAGTTAATGATCCCGTCCGTATTTTTGTCACACTATTATTAGAGGCGCTATTAAAGCCAAACGACTGCTGGGCCTCACCGGGGCCGTTCTTCACACAGAACGTTCTGCGTTCCCGTCTAATGTCAAGAAAGAAAACTGATCCATTGGATAAGCAATAAATGAGTGTTATTTTACGCTAATGCATGAGGGTTGATCAGTTTTATTTACAGCACTTGTTTGGACAACATATTCGTTTCATTAAAGCCATAtaaccgttaaaatgtctcGCTGCTCCCTTGGTTCAAGGTGAGAATCAATATCGGCTCATTTTCAAGCGATCCATccatgttgctatggaaacgttCACATGAACCAACAGCCAGAGGTATTTCTGAATGTTACTGTGCCTTATACTCTCCGGCCACAAGCCATAATGGACCAGAACCAACCATTTGCATTGACTATAGTGTAATGGCgtcccaaaaaaaacacaaacgaaaAGAATCACAGCCggatacaaaaaacaaatgcaaaactgAGTCTAAGCCGAGACTGGCTGGAGTCACAACTAAAAACTAGAATAAAAGAACCACAGCCAAAATACATAAATCCACACAAAGGACTGCAGCAGGCGAGAAAAAGGGGAAAACGTCAAGAAAAGGCAGTCTCTGAAATCATTGTCCTGCGTCCTCCCAAGAACCCTGCAGCATCAGGGAGGCCTCGAGGCGCGGGTTCAGATCCCTGCATCACCTGCATGGCTGTTTTACGTTTGGAAAGGAGATGCTGACCTATCAAAGTAAAACTCTGCAGCCAGGATTATTTTGCCTGCGCTGTGCCCCTCCTGACTTGATTGGCCAAATCAAATCGTGCATCCTCTTATGGTTTCACCTTGAATatcaatgcaaaaatatatataaagatattGCAGATGTATTTCTTCTGATCATCCAGGCTGCTAATAAACTGCTGGAGGCTGCAGCCTCCCTCCACACCGCTGCTCTGCAATCGTTCTCTGCAGAATGAACATTAAAGCgaatgtggaggaggaggagtcctcGCTGTACGGGGAGAGGGGAtcaggtgggggagggggggggagggtggagAAAGAATAAAGATACCAGCACAACAGACAGTGACAAACAGAAGGGGGGGTCGTCATGAGCCTCCCTGATCAGATCCTGATCCGATTGCAGCGCTGAAGCTTGTTGGGACGCAGCCCGGCCGTCGTCAGTCCGGTAGGTTCATCATCCTGCatgctggtgctgatgctgcgtcTGCTGCCTGTCTGCAAACGGAACCGATGGAAGGGAACCAAATAGAACAAACATACCGTGCGTTTGCGTTCGATTAGAACAAGGGGGTGAAAAAAATGGAATTAATAATCAAAGTTCCTCTGATGAATCGAAAGTTTGGATGGAAAATCTCACTCCAACACGTGCAGAGGATCGATATCACGTTTctgtacctgggggggggggggggggggggttacttatTGATTAAAGATCcaagcatgtattttttttaactctcctGTCAAAATGTTTCCCCATATCTGATTAACCtgtgcttcatcttcatcctcctcatcatgcTTCCTCCCTGCCCTTTTCATGATTATTTAACATCTAAAGATTCTAAATCAttgcgcccccccctccccccctgccccccttcCCCCCTTCCCACACCTGTCACGCTGCATTCCACGACCTGTCAGGTGTCTCATCCTCTGTTACCTGCTGCAGGGAGTCTTATACTTAAACCCTTAATCTTTGCCACTGCGGTGTAATAATATAGGATCGGGCCGGATTGTCTTCACtggagtggaggaagaggagcagaaatgcTAAAGTCGCGCGCACGGAGACACGACGACGACGATGTCTCCGCAGCGCGCAGCAAAAGATGTTGCGATGCTGCTGCGTGGATAACGCCTTCCTTACAGCTTCACTGTGGAGTATCAGTTAGCTGCAATCCTCTTCATCGAGCCTTCATCCTGATTATGCAGGCTGATCCCAAAAGGATACTGACAGTTGAATATctttaaataattaattctgatttatttaGAGCCGAGATTTAAGGAAAACACAACGACTTAGGATCCTTTTGCATCATCAAGTGTTTCTCTCCTGTGATGATTTccgatgaaaaataaaatctaatctTCCCATCTGTTGTGTTGCGGCTTCATCTCCAAAGGACGTGACGTGAATTTATCACGCAGCTCGCATtttaaacaggaataaaaacataataagaCTTCGGATCAAACTGCTTTCTCGCTTCAGGGcttcttctgtttgttctgaAATTTCCCCTGCATGCAACCCAGCaagtttcattttaaaacctGTGTGAGAAAGTTTGTGAGTCTAAAGCTGGTCTGATTTCAAAGTGCCCAAATCTGATCGTGACGCGTTTAAGGAATTCTAATCAACGCGTCCTGAACGCATCATCAGTCCTCTTTATCATCATTACCTCCAGCCTCATTTCTCACGGTTCCCCAGACAGCCAATGTGACGCAACAAAAGAGCCACACGTCGTCGGCTCTCATGTGACGTGATTAGAGATTAGGCTCTATGAATTTGGCAATGGGCACCTTAGCAGAGTGTAAAAAGCCCCCCACAGGCTGTATGGACCTCTGCTCTTTAAATTCCAGCACTCAGACACATGCGTGACACGGCTGGGGATTAGAACGATGACGCTGAAGCTGATTCTGAAGCTGACGGGGTTTAcaactgttttaaaaacattaTCTTAAAAAGCAATTTATCATTCCGTCCCATCAGCATGAGGTTGGAGTATGGAAATGAAACTGCAGAGCAGCATTCTGAACTGATCGTTAGAATCCGTTCTGACCATTTCATCTTCTCGCTTCTGTTTTCCAGACTCGACATGTCTGACTTTGAAGATTTCAGCAAGCCAGGAGGGCAGGCGAACGCGTCGGAGAGCTACCAGCTGAACCCCGCCGGCGTGATCGTGTCGGTGGtcttctccctcatcttcctcctcggcACCGTCGGTAACAGCCTGGTGCTCGCCGTGCTCCTACGGAGCGGCCAGCTCGGCTACAACACCACCAATCTGTTCATCCTCAACCTGAGCGTGGCCgacttcttcttcatcatcttctgcGTCCCTTTCCAAGCCACCATCTACTCTCTGGAGGGCTGGGTGTTCGGCTCCTTCATGTGCAAAGCGGTCCACTTCTTCATCAACCTCACCATGTACGCCAGCAGCTTCACGCTCGCTGCCGTCTCCGTCGACAGGTAGGTCCAAGGTGCACGAGTCCAACATATGCAATTTTCAAATTCACACTCACGTAGGAAATGCATGTGATTTTCCGGCTGCATTGAATTAACCACGTTGGCCATTCGGATCCAGCGGCAGCTTCCATCCGGTGAATTTAATAGCATTTAAAGTTTCACACGGCGGTACAATAAGTTGCTTTTAAACCATGGGGGATGTGGGACTATTTGTCGTTATCTGAATAAGAACTATCGGTACCACTGCGAGCAGAAAGGCCATTATTCAAAGAGCCATTAGAGCTTAAAGAGGTGTTGAATCTGTAATTGAATATCCACGGGTGGATGTGACCTGTTTAATAAGCTCTAAAGCCACCATTGCTGTTGTTAGGCAACATTTTCCTCTTAGTGGAAATAGAAGGAGTCAGCGTTCCGCCGCCATCTGCAGCATTTCAAAGAGCAGGTTGAAGGATCGATGAAATGAGGATGTGGGGTTTGTAGACTATGAGCAGAAAAAAGAGGCTGCAACACCCCAAATGCAACCTTTCCTTCCTTATTTAGTGCAAGATTGAATGAGGAGATAACAATTTTAGCAGCAACAGGTTTTATAGAAGGCGGGTCCTGATTATTTAAAGACACATGCCCCAGAAAGATGTCGGGCTTTAATTGCCTTCCTGCTCAGCAGGgacttattttctgtttctgcaggtaCCTGGCCATTCGTTACCCGCTGCGCTCCAGAGAGCTTCGGACGCCGCGCAACGCGGTGGTCGCCATGCTGATCATCTGGGGTCTTTCTCTGGTGTTTGCAGGCCCTTATCTCAGCTACTATGACCTAATTGATTTTGCCAACAGCACTGTGTGCATCCCcggctgggaggaggagagccggAAGGTCCTGGATACGTGCACCTTCCTGTTCGGTTACGTGATCCCCGTGCTGATTGTGAGCCTCTCGTACACTCGGACCATCAAGTACCTGTGGACGGCCGTCGATCCTCTGGATGGGATGTCGGAGTCCAAGAGGGCCAAACGCAAAGTCACCAAAATGATCATCATTGTCACCGTGCTGTTCTGCATCTGCTGGCTGCCGTACCACGTGGTGATCCTGTGCTACCTGTATGGGGACTTCCCGTTCAACGAGACCACCTACGCCTTCAGGCTTCTGTCTCACTGCATGGCCTACGCCAACTCCTGCGTCAACCCCATCGTCTACGCGCTGGTGTCCAAGCACTTTCGGAAAGGGTTCAAAAAAGTGTTCAGCTGCATCCTCAGTCAAAACGGGAGAAACAAGGTGCACGTGGTTCACGTCGCCAACACGGTACCCGGGTTTGAAGCGGGCTCCACCGAGGTGTCGCAGATGAACGAGGAGAACGCGCGACagaatgaatgtgaaatgacGAGCAGGCTGGCGGTGGAGCCGAGGGAAGCCACGGTGACGCTGAATTCACCCCTTCAGGGACAGACTTGACAAGCGACACCGTTTCGTTGGATGTAGATAGCCTTGTGTCACAAACGCTGCACCAAGTATTtcaaaatgtgaacattttacttTGTGGTATTCTGTGGGAAACGAACGGGCccacaagaaaacatgttttgatttggaggttttttttgacTGCTAACTTTTAAATGAGAATTCTGAAAAAGTGTTGTGGTCCTAGCCCTCTTCTGCAATCTTGAAACAGGAGAGGAGTTAAAAGTGTTTGTGCACAAACATAATTAGTCACAAAATTTCaattcacaaacaaacaaaaacacaattatgtTTTTCCCTTTAGATATGCACTACATATACAATATGTAAAACTTTATATTTACTAAAACCGATAAATTTGCCTTAACCACAGCTtgcactgaaataaaaatgttcttgaACTTTTCAAATCTACATGAAATCGTGTGGCTCCTTTTAAGAGCAGCACAGATTGTGCTTCATGTTGGAATACGTTTCAACTTTTCAAAGAGTTCCAAAGACGTTCGAAGGTGTGTGAGGTGTTCGATTCGTGGAAGCCTTTCTTAGACTGCAGACGGCTTTAGGTTCATACAGTTTAAAAATATAGTATTCCTCTGCAGTGCTTCATACACAACAAtcaacttatttatttatatatttaatgtgGTTTTGCCTGCCCACAAGTTAAATTGACTTCTTGCATGCAGATGCCGTTTTGTCTTGTTAAGATATTTAATATTGTTCTTCGTACATTAAAatcataaacattttaatataacATATGCAAAGGTCATATTTAGTGATATTTTTTACTTCAGACCAGCATCGAAGACATCCTGCTTTGAACTCTGGTGAAAATGTAGCAAAATCAGGACCTCATTTGGAAAAGTCTCCTACGTTTACTTGGGATTGTGTTCGTGGCATATTTATATTTGGTGTGTAATGTTATGGTATTTGAAATATGTTTATCAATGAGTACACTTGAGCTTTTATGAACCGTGTTACTTTAAAACTGTGCAGATTTTGTGTATCCAAGAGTTTTCCTCCAAATGGAACAGGACTCCCGGTATTCCTCCCTCTAACTGTTTTGTGTCCTACCTCAGAAAACTCTTCTCGCCTCTCGTCTGTTCACTTTGTCTGcgatgcaacaacaacaacaactaacaaACAGATCAACATCCTTTGCACTGACcggttgtccccccccccccccccaactcctgTGCATCTGCTGCGTCAAGTATTATCATACAGCAGTTTCAGCCTGTAGATTTGTATatgattatatatttaaatccaACTCTTTTAGAACATATTCCACATGAATgtccaaatacaaatattttctgctGCCAGATTTTTGTGGCGTTATTTTACTCAAATTGAAAATGTGATGTTTATCTGTTGCTAAGTGTACATGCATATAATATCTGATAGAAAAAGACTAAACGTTCCATCTTTACTCCAGAAGGACAGCAGATATCAGGATATATAGCTGAATTCTTCCTGCATAAATTCACTTGCTCTTGCCTCGGGTCGCGAACCGCTGTTTGGCAATGCAGGTGAAATACCCAATTTATGAGCACAGCAGATCCCCCCAGAGATCAGCTCCTCTCTCGGAGGTGAGAGCAGAGCCGGAGGCGGTACAGGCcacttggaggggggggggagaagacattgatgaataaataaagctttgtcCATAATGATGTTTAAACTTTTCCATTTAGATGctttttcatgtttgatttcTCTCTAGACGGAGCTGATGTGGAAAATGAATCAATAAGCTGTTGTGTTGGACAAACAGACAGGTATTAATCTCGCTGAGTAAAGTCACACAGACGATTTGGTTTCATCTGACAGGTGGTGCGATAAAAGGACCTAATATTAGTATTAATATTAGTTTCTATCCATACGAATGACATTTTTAGAACgcttctttgttttattcaatttgaaaatatattttatgagaTGAAAAAGTTTACTTTAATTATAATGAGCACTTTTAATTGATAATTACATGGTATTTATGTACtgtgtcttatttattttctattttgtgaCAGGGAGTAAATACTTCCGGGCACGTGCGTTGAGAAGCTTTAcagcacacttcctgtttgtccaaAACATCTCTGATGGGCACGAAGCGCCGATTTGCTTAAGAGTCGAGGTATAATTCCTGCAGCGTAATAAGGAAAAAGTCTAGAAACTAACTGAAAGTCAATGCAGACATGATTAGCATCATAAAGGCACTCTGATGACTTTTGATTTCAAGAAACATTCCGTTGGTTTTAAATAAGGGGCaatttattggggggggggggggggggtcacagtaaGAATCATAACATGTTTGATAACGTATATTTCTAAAGAaataaacatcacacatcaagaTACAGTATTTCATTTGATCTTGTAGGCAAATCAATAATTTAACAGTAAATATATTAAGTTTTAAGTTagggaaaaaggggggggaaatgGAAGTGCCTGAAGCCAGCATTTTAGTTCATCTTTAAGGTTTCCGTGTGGGAATGATTACGGCGCTCTGCTTTCAATGTCCGCTCGTTTTTCTGCCTCctattgacaaaaaaaacattttattatagcACTCACTATAGGCTCCAGCCTAATGATAGGGAGCAGGAAACATTTATATGGTGGCCTTGAATCTTAATGATCACACATGCGCTTTCATTTTTAACTTGTGCACAAATGTCACGTTGCCAAATAGCAAGGATGTGgaacaaaatgacatttcttcCCAGTGtggcaataataaaaaagatctGAACGCTTCGAGAAGCGCTCCAGCCTATTTGATACTTAGGGGGCAACGCTTTAGCTGCACCGTTTTATATGAAAAACACTCCATCCTTTCGTGCAAGAActtcaaaaacatgctgcaATGAAAATGAAGAGGAGTGCCAACATCAAGGGGTGTTTCAAGTGTGCGCCTGCCGTATCTGCcatctttctttttgtctttggtGTAACATTGATCTGCCAAAGGCAAATCATTTCCGCTCGATTCATTCCTGCCGGGCACAAAGTGTATCTGTGATAGGGTACGGCCCCTTCTCAACCGATAGATACTCTCAGGAGAGATCAATAATACGTGACAAACATACCGATTTACAGTATGAATAGGAGATCTTCACTGAGAGATTCATTGAcctctctgtgctgcaggaaCGTGAAGTCAAGTGTGCAAACCTCCCAGGTGGTGAAGCTGTCCCTGAAGGCAGCGCTTTGGAACCGAACAGAATCATTCAGCGAAGTTAAACTGGAGAATAAAAAGGAAGACGTTCCAAACTGGCCTCCTAGGAGcaattgatcaaatattttcaaattaGTCATCCACAATCAGACtcaattattaaaacaaaaaccttttgtCCTCAACTTAACTTTAAAGTTTCACCCCGACAAAttaaatgaagacaaaatgaCGAAATGTAAATAAGCAAAATGCCTTCAAATTATTATTCCACAAAGTCATCATGTCAGTGGAAAACATGCACAGATAATCAcatcttctcttttttctcacaactttataaatattttatgtcGCAAAAATGTTAAAGTTGATTTTAAATTTCGTGACATTTAAAA of Brachionichthys hirsutus isolate HB-005 unplaced genomic scaffold, CSIRO-AGI_Bhir_v1 contig_851, whole genome shotgun sequence contains these proteins:
- the LOC137912955 gene encoding galanin receptor 2b — protein: MSDFEDFSKPGGQANASESYQLNPAGVIVSVVFSLIFLLGTVGNSLVLAVLLRSGQLGYNTTNLFILNLSVADFFFIIFCVPFQATIYSLEGWVFGSFMCKAVHFFINLTMYASSFTLAAVSVDRYLAIRYPLRSRELRTPRNAVVAMLIIWGLSLVFAGPYLSYYDLIDFANSTVCIPGWEEESRKVLDTCTFLFGYVIPVLIVSLSYTRTIKYLWTAVDPLDGMSESKRAKRKVTKMIIIVTVLFCICWLPYHVVILCYLYGDFPFNETTYAFRLLSHCMAYANSCVNPIVYALVSKHFRKGFKKVFSCILSQNGRNKVHVVHVANTVPGFEAGSTEVSQMNEENARQNECEMTSRLAVEPREATVTLNSPLQGQT